Within the Natranaeroarchaeum sulfidigenes genome, the region GGCTAGATCGCGACGAGATCGATCGCCGGGTGAGCGAGGCGCTCGATGCGGTCGGAATGACTGGTCGAGGTGACGAACGGATCGACCAGCTCTCCGGTGGCGAACAGGAGCGGGTTGCCATCGCGGGTGCGCTCGCAATGGAGCCCGACCATCTGGTGCTCGACGAACCCTTTACCGGCCTCGACGAGCCAGCGCGCCAGTCCGTACTGGAGAAGCTAGCGGCGCTGGGTGAGAGCGGAACCGGCATCGTCGTGGTCACCCACGACTTGCGGGACGTTCTCGACCTCGCCGACCGTGTGATCGCGCTGGTCGATGGTCGGGTCGCGGTCGATACCACCCCTGACTCGGTGGAGGCAGCGCTCGACGGCATCGGTGTTCGGATACCAGCGGGGTCAAACAGGCGGTGAGTCCTCGACGATGTTGACCTACGCACCGGGCACGACGCTCGCTCACCGGCTGGACCCGCGTGCGAAGCTCGGCTTTCAGATCGCGTTTGCCGTCGCTGCGTTCGCCCACACTACCATGTCGGGGATGGTCGTACTGACCGTTCTGGCGCTTGCCGTTCTGGTTACCGCCCGCGTGTCGCCGCTTCGGGCACTGTGGTCGATCCGGCTGCCACTCGTACTGCTGGCGTTTGCACCGCTGCTGGCCGCCGCCACCCTCGGCCCGCCGTGGGTCGACATCGGGGACGGCCTCGTGACTGCCCTCGCGAGCTATCGGGTCGTCCTGATACTACTGGTCAGTACCGCATACGTGGTGACGACCGCACCGAGAGAGTCACGGGCGGCAATCCAGTGGGCGGTGCCCGGACGCCCGGGCGTCGTTCTCGGGATCGGCGTCTCACTGATCTTCCGATTCCTGCCGGTGTTACAGTCGGATCTGCGCAACATCCGCGACGCCATCGCCGCGCGCGGTGGCGAGAACGCGAGTCTGCGGCGGCGTGCCGAACTGATCGGCGTGCATGGCGTCTCGCGGACGTTCCGGCGAGCAAATCGGCTGGCACTCGCGATGCAGGCCCGATGTTTCTCGTGGAACCCGACCCTGCCGCCGCTTTCGGCAACCCGGCTGGACGTCCCAGTAGTTGCGGTGAGTGGTGTACTTTTGTTATCACCGCTGCTCTGAGGCTGGGTTTTGTTGTCACCGCCGGATTATTTTTGTCACCACCTGGTTGAGTGGTTCTCCCCGATACTCCGACGAGAATAAACTAGGAATTAGTTGTAGATTACCCATTGACGAGAGCGGGACGACGGGTGTTCGTGGGAAGATTTATCTGTCCGGTGTGCGCGTGATAATACATGACATTTATCGCGCAAAGCGGTGGGGAACCGACCCGGCCGACGTTCTACCAGATCGACCTCGTCGGCGAGGTAATCTTCTACTATCTCGCCGCCGTCGCGATCATCATTTTCCTGTACGGTGCGTACGGTCGTGTACAACGGTACACGCGCGGCGACGAGGACTGGTTCGATAGACTGGATGGCATTGTCGGCCGGATTATTACGGCAGTAAAGTTGGTCGGATCGAACCGACCGCTGTTCGACCGTGATCTGTATGCCGGCGTGATGCACACGTTCATTCTCTGGGGATTCCTGACGCTCCTGATGGGGACGACGATCCTCGCCATCGACATGGATATCTACCGCCCGCTGACCGGCGAGTCGTTCTGGGTCGGCGACTTCTATCTCTCCTACCAGTTCATGATGGACGCAATGGGACTGTTGTTCGTCGTCGGCGTCGGGATGGCGATGTACAGCCGGTATGATGTCCGAAAGGCTCGCCTCTGGGGGAAACATACGAGCCTCGAAGACGACCTGTTCATCTGGACGCTCTTTATCCTCGGGGTCGGTGGATTCCTGCTCGAGGCCCTCGGTATTCTTGGACGTGGGTTCCCCAGTCACGAGACCGTGAGCTTCGTCGGCTACTTCATCGCCGTCGTGCTCGGTGCGGGTGGGATGACGCCCGAGGGGGCACAGGCCGCCTATCCAGTGGTCTGGTGGCTTCACGCGATCCACGCGCTTGCCTTCGTCGCCGCAATCCCATACACAAAGCCGTTCCATATGCTCTCCTCGTTTGCAAACGTCGTGACCCGCGATGAGAAGGCGGGCACACGACTTCCCGGCGTCCCCGCCGACCTCGATGCAACCAACGCCGAGTCGATCGAGGACTTCAGCTGGAAAGAGATTCTCGACCAGGACGCCTGCACGAAGTGTGGTCGCTGTTCGTCGGTCTGTCCGGCGAAGGCGTCGGGTCGACCGCTCGATCCGCGCGACGTGATCCTCGACCTGAAAGCGTACCGCGAATCCCTGGAGGGTGATGGCGGTGAGGGGGAGAAACCGATTATCGCCGATGGTGGGACATCGGTGATAGACAGCTCGACGATGGAGTCGTGTATGTCCTGTATGGCCTGTATGGACGCCTGTCCCGTCGATATCGAGCATCTGAACTCGTTCACCCGGATGAACCGTCAGCTCGTCGACGAGGGCGCGGTCGACTCGAACTTGCAGGACGTCTTCCAGGACGTGATGCAGAAAGGCAACACGTTCGGGGAAGCCCAGCGTGATCGTGCGGACTGGGCCGACGACCTGGAGTTCGATCCCACGGACGCGCGCGAGCAGGACGTCGAATACCTCTGGTACGTCGGCGATTACCCGAGCTTCGACGAGCGCAACAAGAAAGTCGCCAGATCACTCGCCCGCATCTTTGAGGAAGCCGACGTCGAGTGGGGGATCCTCTTCGACGACGAGAAGTACGATGGTAACGACATCCGCCGGATCGGCGAGGAGTTCCTCTACCTCGAACTGGCCGGACATCACGTCGAGACGTTCGAGGACTGCGAGTTCGAGCAGATCGTCTGTACCGATCCGCATAGCTACAATACGTTCAAAAACGAGTATCCGGAGGTGGATTTCGCGGAATTCGCCGACGATCCGATGATGCCTTTCGAGTACGACGAGCAGTG harbors:
- a CDS encoding heterodisulfide reductase-related iron-sulfur binding cluster; the protein is MTFIAQSGGEPTRPTFYQIDLVGEVIFYYLAAVAIIIFLYGAYGRVQRYTRGDEDWFDRLDGIVGRIITAVKLVGSNRPLFDRDLYAGVMHTFILWGFLTLLMGTTILAIDMDIYRPLTGESFWVGDFYLSYQFMMDAMGLLFVVGVGMAMYSRYDVRKARLWGKHTSLEDDLFIWTLFILGVGGFLLEALGILGRGFPSHETVSFVGYFIAVVLGAGGMTPEGAQAAYPVVWWLHAIHALAFVAAIPYTKPFHMLSSFANVVTRDEKAGTRLPGVPADLDATNAESIEDFSWKEILDQDACTKCGRCSSVCPAKASGRPLDPRDVILDLKAYRESLEGDGGEGEKPIIADGGTSVIDSSTMESCMSCMACMDACPVDIEHLNSFTRMNRQLVDEGAVDSNLQDVFQDVMQKGNTFGEAQRDRADWADDLEFDPTDAREQDVEYLWYVGDYPSFDERNKKVARSLARIFEEADVEWGILFDDEKYDGNDIRRIGEEFLYLELAGHHVETFEDCEFEQIVCTDPHSYNTFKNEYPEVDFAEFADDPMMPFEYDEQWNSDGEIDVKHWTQVVEELVEAGRLGLSGDELDYTVTYHDPCHLGRYNDEYEAPRELIRATGADLYEMPRSRKDSFCCGGGGGGLWMEFDEEPKPSEERLREALEDTDAGDAVEKFVVACPMCTTMFEDGRKTGDFEEDIEIVDLAELLIEAVEA
- a CDS encoding energy-coupling factor transporter transmembrane component T family protein; the protein is MLTYAPGTTLAHRLDPRAKLGFQIAFAVAAFAHTTMSGMVVLTVLALAVLVTARVSPLRALWSIRLPLVLLAFAPLLAAATLGPPWVDIGDGLVTALASYRVVLILLVSTAYVVTTAPRESRAAIQWAVPGRPGVVLGIGVSLIFRFLPVLQSDLRNIRDAIAARGGENASLRRRAELIGVHGVSRTFRRANRLALAMQARCFSWNPTLPPLSATRLDVPVVAVSGVLLLSPLL
- a CDS encoding energy-coupling factor ABC transporter ATP-binding protein, producing the protein MIETTDLVFEYGDVRVLDRVSLRIGDGEFVVLAGANGSGKTTLVRQFNGLLTPDQGEVTVDGTPVEDDLLGARQHVGMVFQSPRDQFVATTVGTDVAFGPENLGLDRDEIDRRVSEALDAVGMTGRGDERIDQLSGGEQERVAIAGALAMEPDHLVLDEPFTGLDEPARQSVLEKLAALGESGTGIVVVTHDLRDVLDLADRVIALVDGRVAVDTTPDSVEAALDGIGVRIPAGSNRR